A DNA window from Brassica napus cultivar Da-Ae chromosome A4, Da-Ae, whole genome shotgun sequence contains the following coding sequences:
- the LOC106446134 gene encoding WAT1-related protein At5g40230-like isoform X2 codes for MVAVECVTVGSTTLFKAASLRGLSFYVFVFYTYVVAALVLLPLSFIFGRSRRLPSAKAPFFFKIFLLALVGFVSMLSGCKGVEYSNPTLASAISTLTPAFTFTLAVIFRMERIVLKSSASQAKVIGTIVSISGALVIVLYKGPRVLSSASRTSSKPTVSLYQDFTSFDSSWIIGGVLLVTQYLLVSLWYILQTQVMEVYPEKTTVVLLYILCATVISAPVCMLAEKDLSSFLLKPGVPLASVMYTGGLVSSLGTVIHTWGLHMKGPVYISLFKPLSIVIAVVMAAIFLGDALHLGSVIGSVVLSCGFYTVIWGKAREDSTRNVADTEKSPLLVTHTVEDEASSLRCD; via the exons ATGGTAGCAGTGGAGTGTGTAACTGTTGGATCGACCACACTGTTCAAGGCTGCGTCCTTGAGAGGATTGAGCTTCTATGTCTTTGTCTTCTACACTTATGTTGTTGCTGCACTTGTCCTTCTTCCACTTTCCTTCATCTTTGGGAG GTCAAGAAGGCTACCTTCAGCCAAAGCACCTTTCTTCTTCAAGATTTTCTTGCTTGCGCTTGTCGGGTTCGTGTCAATGCTATCTGGCTGTAAAGGAGTAGAATATAGTAATCCTACTCTTGCCTCTGCTATCAGCACCCTCACGCCAGCTTTTACCTTCACCCTCGCTGTTATCTTCAG GATGGAACGGATAGTGTTAAAGAGCTCTGCGAGTCAGGCCAAAGTCATTGGCACTATAGTATCTATATCTGGTGCTTTGGTTATTGTCCTATATAAAGGCCCAAGAGTTCTCTCTTCTGCATCTCGTACATCTTCAAAACCTACCGTTTCGCTTTACCAGGATTTcacttcttttgattcaagtTGGATTATAGGAGGCGTTTTGCTCGTTACACAGTACTTGCTTGTTTCACTATGGTATATTCTTCAG ACTCAGGTCATGGAGGTGTACCCTGAAAAAACAACCGTAGTTTTGTTGTACATCTTATGCGCAACAGTAATCTCAGCACCTGTTTGTATGCTTGCGGAAAAAGATCTGTCTTCCTTTCTGCTTAAACCGGGTGTCCCACTCGCATCAGTCATGTACACG ggAGGCTTAGTTTCATCATTAGGCACAGTTATACACACATGGGGTCTGCATATGAAGGGTCCAGTCTACATCTCCTTGTTCAAGCCGTTGTCTATTGTTATTGCGGTTGTAATGGCTGCTATTTTCCTCGGCGATGCACTTCACCTTGGGAG TGTCATAGGATCAGTGGTTTTGAGCTGTGGGTTCTACACTGTAATTTGGGGAAAAGCAAGAGAGGACTCAACCAGAAATGTAGCTGATACCGAGAAGTCACCTTTGTTGGTTACACACACCGTAGAAGATGAAGCCTCATCATTGAGATGTGACTGA
- the LOC106446134 gene encoding WAT1-related protein At5g40230-like isoform X1 has protein sequence MREEKVAWRYINRDVVPFAVMVAVECVTVGSTTLFKAASLRGLSFYVFVFYTYVVAALVLLPLSFIFGRSRRLPSAKAPFFFKIFLLALVGFVSMLSGCKGVEYSNPTLASAISTLTPAFTFTLAVIFRMERIVLKSSASQAKVIGTIVSISGALVIVLYKGPRVLSSASRTSSKPTVSLYQDFTSFDSSWIIGGVLLVTQYLLVSLWYILQTQVMEVYPEKTTVVLLYILCATVISAPVCMLAEKDLSSFLLKPGVPLASVMYTGGLVSSLGTVIHTWGLHMKGPVYISLFKPLSIVIAVVMAAIFLGDALHLGSVIGSVVLSCGFYTVIWGKAREDSTRNVADTEKSPLLVTHTVEDEASSLRCD, from the exons ATGAGGGAAGAGAAAGTGGCGTGGAGGTACATTAACAGAGATGTTGTCCCATTTGCTGTAATGGTAGCAGTGGAGTGTGTAACTGTTGGATCGACCACACTGTTCAAGGCTGCGTCCTTGAGAGGATTGAGCTTCTATGTCTTTGTCTTCTACACTTATGTTGTTGCTGCACTTGTCCTTCTTCCACTTTCCTTCATCTTTGGGAG GTCAAGAAGGCTACCTTCAGCCAAAGCACCTTTCTTCTTCAAGATTTTCTTGCTTGCGCTTGTCGGGTTCGTGTCAATGCTATCTGGCTGTAAAGGAGTAGAATATAGTAATCCTACTCTTGCCTCTGCTATCAGCACCCTCACGCCAGCTTTTACCTTCACCCTCGCTGTTATCTTCAG GATGGAACGGATAGTGTTAAAGAGCTCTGCGAGTCAGGCCAAAGTCATTGGCACTATAGTATCTATATCTGGTGCTTTGGTTATTGTCCTATATAAAGGCCCAAGAGTTCTCTCTTCTGCATCTCGTACATCTTCAAAACCTACCGTTTCGCTTTACCAGGATTTcacttcttttgattcaagtTGGATTATAGGAGGCGTTTTGCTCGTTACACAGTACTTGCTTGTTTCACTATGGTATATTCTTCAG ACTCAGGTCATGGAGGTGTACCCTGAAAAAACAACCGTAGTTTTGTTGTACATCTTATGCGCAACAGTAATCTCAGCACCTGTTTGTATGCTTGCGGAAAAAGATCTGTCTTCCTTTCTGCTTAAACCGGGTGTCCCACTCGCATCAGTCATGTACACG ggAGGCTTAGTTTCATCATTAGGCACAGTTATACACACATGGGGTCTGCATATGAAGGGTCCAGTCTACATCTCCTTGTTCAAGCCGTTGTCTATTGTTATTGCGGTTGTAATGGCTGCTATTTTCCTCGGCGATGCACTTCACCTTGGGAG TGTCATAGGATCAGTGGTTTTGAGCTGTGGGTTCTACACTGTAATTTGGGGAAAAGCAAGAGAGGACTCAACCAGAAATGTAGCTGATACCGAGAAGTCACCTTTGTTGGTTACACACACCGTAGAAGATGAAGCCTCATCATTGAGATGTGACTGA